GCGGCCGACGACGTACAGCTCGCTGACGCTGAGCGCCGCGGCCGTCCGCATGATCGACCCCACGTTGAACGGCGACTGCACGTCCTCGAGCAGCAACGACAGCCGGAAGGAGTCCTTGCGCCGCCACGACCGGTGCAGTCGCTTCAGTTCCGTTCCGCCGAGCTGTCGCACTACTGCTCCGATCGCAGGGGTTGGACCTCGAGCACCCGGTAGCCGATGCGCGACACCAGCCGCCGGGTCGGGTAGCCGGCCTCGGCCAGCCACTTCGCCAGGGAGTCGGCGCCGAGGTTGCGCTGCACGACCAGGTACGCGGCGCCGCCGGGCAGCAGCCGCGGCAGCCAGCGCAGCAGGAGGTCGTGCAGGGCCGCCTTGCCGACCCGGATCGGCGGGTTCGAGTAGATCGCCGCGAACCGCACGTCCTCGGGCACGTCGTCGGGCAGCGCCGCCCGCACCCCGCCCAGCCCGGCCGCGGCGGCGTTCTCGCGCACCAGCTCCAGCGCCCGCTCGTTGACGTCGACCGCCCAGACGCGGCGGCGCTTCAGCCGGTGCGCCATGGCCAGCGCGATGGGGCCGTAGCCGGCGCCGAGGTCGAGGAGGTCGCCGCGGATCGGGGGGAGCGGCGCGTTCTCCAGCAGCACCCGGGTGCCGGGGTCGAGCTGCCGGAACGAGAACACGCCGGTGTCGGTGAGCAGCCGCAGCCGCACCTCCGGCAGCACGACGTCGATGGTCCGCCTCGAGCTGGCCACGCCGGGCTCGCTCGCGTAGTAGTGCTCGGGCGGTTCGGGCAAGGGTCGGCCTCCATCGAACGGACGGGATGGCACTCAGGGTAGGTCACGGGAGGACGTACCGGCGCGCCCACTCGCCGCCGTCGCGGTCGAACCGGACCCGGGTGGCCACACCGGCGTCGGCGGGCAGCCACCACGCCTCGACGCGGTCCGGGCGCAGCGCGTAGGCCACCCACGACGGCGGCGGCTCGGCGGGGTCGCGGCGCAGCTGCCGGTCGAACGCCGCGCGCACCTCGTCCGGGCCGGTCAGGGCCCGTCCGCCGAGCTCCTCGTACACCCAGGCCACCGCCCGCAGGTTCGGCGACCGCTGCGCGTACAGGCCGCGTGCCTCGTCGGGCGGCAGTTCGGTGACGGGCCCATGCAGCGTCACCTGCCGGAGCAGCGCCGGCCAGTGGAAGACGGCGGCGGCGCGCGGGTTCGCCGCGAGGTCGGCCGTCTTCACCGACGGGCGCGCGACGTGGTGAAGCGCACCGACGCGTCGTCGACGGCGACGGCGAGCACCGTCCGCGCGTGCGGGGCGCCGTCGGCCGAGGCCGTCGCCAGGGTGAAGGCGCGCGGGTCGCCCGCGGCGGCCGCGTCCGCCATCCAGTCCGCGAGCAGCGCCAGCGGCCGCCCGGAAACTCCGTTGAGCGCGGCGTCGTCGTTTGCCATCATCAGCCCATGATCTCGACTCCCGGTGTCCGCTCGCTGCCCCTCGTCGCCCGCGTCGCGGTGACGAAGCAGCAGCCGCGGCCGGGCTGGAGGCGCTGCCCGCTCGCGCCATGACCGCCGCCGTCGTCGCGGGGTTGCTGGCCGGCTACGGCATC
This Jiangella alba DNA region includes the following protein-coding sequences:
- a CDS encoding class I SAM-dependent methyltransferase, whose protein sequence is MPEPPEHYYASEPGVASSRRTIDVVLPEVRLRLLTDTGVFSFRQLDPGTRVLLENAPLPPIRGDLLDLGAGYGPIALAMAHRLKRRRVWAVDVNERALELVRENAAAAGLGGVRAALPDDVPEDVRFAAIYSNPPIRVGKAALHDLLLRWLPRLLPGGAAYLVVQRNLGADSLAKWLAEAGYPTRRLVSRIGYRVLEVQPLRSEQ
- a CDS encoding pyridoxamine 5'-phosphate oxidase family protein, producing the protein MKTADLAANPRAAAVFHWPALLRQVTLHGPVTELPPDEARGLYAQRSPNLRAVAWVYEELGGRALTGPDEVRAAFDRQLRRDPAEPPPSWVAYALRPDRVEAWWLPADAGVATRVRFDRDGGEWARRYVLP
- a CDS encoding pyridoxamine 5'-phosphate oxidase family protein, with the protein product MMANDDAALNGVSGRPLALLADWMADAAAAGDPRAFTLATASADGAPHARTVLAVAVDDASVRFTTSRARR